One stretch of Schlesneria sp. DSM 10557 DNA includes these proteins:
- a CDS encoding secretin N-terminal domain-containing protein: MKSSAAATGFVLSLLLACSTLAAQEPAAPVTPASSYQRLTDPRVAETLKLSDDQRVQIANLITQRAEGLAKAGPDERAELLAQSEKSLEAVLTPEQRSQFLKEMAEPRLRFNFRFQRWSDVLEWLAKQSDLSLVLDAPPPGTFNYSDTKEYTATEALDLLNGVLTTKGYTLIRRGRMLMVIDIQDGVPDGLVPTIPLSELDTRGKFELVTVMFPVGDRDPQAVKTEITPLLGPFGKSVLLAQSRQIIVTDTAGIVRAISRVISSMPQPEPERRKDPPPSPVLEVYSVRAADGKIAEDVLTKMFPSAKIVADLKAEQINAFATPAEQSAIKAVLEQMQTHNPPDRRPTLEVYPVRDQDAAQLVPNLLLVAPTARISFDARERQILAFANPADQANLKAAIEKLAVSGPVDRSRQLEIYRLSTADPATTFTLLQGLLPQAKFTLDPLTRRIVAVASVDDHKAIKAVLDQIQSTAEGPDTVRLEFYPLDEPLSATAMSLLVSLAPKAKIVADTEAKRLQVLATAADQAVVKENLESILKGRPTVEKRKLAVFKVMPEQRARFQAILPTLSADFPDIRVVADGEPNELAIWAKPSQHELLQGLIDSLAREPVEGEETQLVAHPLRSADPATATTILKTLVPQAKVSLDAVNRQVVVIATVKDQNAIKETIEKLQPGDLGPDTPVLRYYPVDQPLNATTLAAFARLVPKATVTQDVDGKALQVVATTAEQELVKKYLDEAQKGMPVAEKRKLSIYKVVPAQRARFLTLLPSMALEFPDVRAVPDGEPNELAIWAKPSQHEVLKGLIESLAGDSGAGDEVQLVTHPLRSADPTTATAILKTLVPQAKISLDLVNRHLVAIATTEDQQQIKSTIQKLQPGDLGPDTPLLRFYPLEQTLPTSALAAFSRLVPKATVTQDLDAKALQVVGTSAEHELIKSHLDDVLKGMPVTEKRKLSVYPVTPAQRVRFLAVMPTLRGDLPDIRVVTDGEPNELAIWAKPSQHELLKGIFDELVRETPVTEKYQLVSYPLKAADPNTASTVLQTLFPGAKITVDLNGNRLLIWTRSADHVEVKKAIEELDSDEAGERRDKVVVYPVPEIDPDVAVGLLQSVLPKVRMMKDTKARTIVAWAKKADHETISRTLASMRTSADGDQKPRLKYFPPGKFNAASVIDVLRVAMPTVRIAVDPKTGGLVALGTVADHEQVESAISQITSQAGAQAAQLVTYHLPRAGASSAFQILSQAAPDARVALGQDSSHLLVWARPDDHLIVQKIVEQLEADSSAKKKFELRPYTLKATGAGTVIPLLSRAVPKATLNIGNTPNKLIVWAVPEDHAIVEQVVKQFDAVHAPDTTIEFYDIQNIDSDSALRLAQAMLQKDSVGTNVSVISGSNQLYVEARAEQHEMIRDGLKRLKTSSEAGFEVFQLETVDPSSAEVMIRRMFGGSRLSGPVVEPDFASQKLFVRGTKEQIKRIEELLEKMGEKGLSRQEPAGSPTMRVVPFGGDTSSALKEILRIWPKLRSNELRIIPGSDRGSNLLLPGSGLKKQPATSDKPVTNDVPLGTKPIPAESPKPKLLKEQIDGADDQDEEETLEDLGDDEGAEEETLKSGKSAARPITVPRQTTDVVSTQGTVAQVQAQSTEPPAPIVILPREGSVTIFSEDLEALEQFDKLLRVMSGPQQTTGRGFSVYGLKIAGATQVAETLRQALRSQSGGGFRSGGSGPTVVADERLNAIIVHGSRADRASIETLLEVLDSADMPDSRAANRPKRVSVKHGSAVQIEQVLRLVYKSQLSTGGGRKELPIPFGLAPEIAATLQQLNAMNSGPVLSLSVDEVTNSIVIMAPAAITEQVASLIHELDEASLTENSRGISIVPLERMNSSKTQKVLNLIQEKSRRRDRR; encoded by the coding sequence ATGAAGTCGTCGGCCGCCGCGACGGGATTCGTATTAAGTTTGCTGCTGGCTTGCTCGACGCTGGCTGCACAGGAACCTGCTGCGCCTGTGACACCTGCTTCCAGCTACCAGCGGCTGACCGATCCGCGGGTGGCAGAAACCCTCAAGCTCTCCGACGATCAGCGAGTGCAGATTGCCAATCTCATTACGCAACGGGCCGAGGGACTGGCAAAAGCGGGGCCGGACGAACGGGCTGAGCTCTTGGCGCAGAGCGAGAAAAGTCTCGAAGCCGTTTTGACGCCAGAGCAGCGCTCGCAGTTTCTGAAAGAGATGGCTGAGCCCCGGCTTCGCTTTAATTTCCGGTTCCAGCGGTGGTCCGATGTCCTGGAGTGGCTGGCAAAGCAGTCTGATCTTTCGCTGGTCCTCGATGCCCCGCCTCCCGGCACATTTAACTATTCCGATACGAAAGAGTACACCGCGACCGAGGCGCTCGACCTTCTGAATGGCGTCCTGACGACGAAGGGCTACACACTCATTCGTCGGGGCCGGATGCTGATGGTCATTGATATTCAGGATGGTGTGCCCGATGGCCTGGTTCCCACAATCCCCCTGAGCGAGTTAGATACACGCGGAAAATTTGAACTTGTTACAGTCATGTTCCCCGTCGGAGACCGAGACCCGCAGGCAGTGAAGACCGAGATCACTCCGCTTCTTGGGCCGTTCGGCAAGAGCGTGCTGCTTGCGCAGTCACGACAGATCATTGTGACGGATACAGCCGGGATTGTGCGGGCGATCAGCCGCGTCATCTCATCAATGCCTCAGCCTGAACCCGAGCGGCGTAAAGATCCCCCCCCGTCGCCAGTACTGGAGGTGTACTCAGTCCGGGCTGCGGACGGAAAAATTGCTGAAGACGTGCTGACGAAGATGTTTCCGTCAGCGAAAATCGTTGCTGATTTGAAGGCGGAACAGATCAACGCCTTTGCGACCCCTGCCGAGCAGTCTGCCATCAAGGCCGTGCTGGAGCAGATGCAGACTCACAATCCCCCGGATCGGCGTCCCACTTTGGAGGTTTACCCTGTCCGGGATCAGGACGCAGCACAGCTTGTCCCCAACCTGCTGCTCGTCGCCCCGACAGCGCGGATTTCCTTTGACGCGCGTGAACGTCAAATTCTCGCTTTCGCCAATCCCGCTGATCAGGCCAATTTGAAGGCCGCAATCGAAAAGCTGGCAGTGTCAGGACCGGTCGATCGAAGTCGACAACTGGAAATTTACCGTTTGTCAACGGCTGATCCCGCGACCACGTTCACGTTGCTTCAGGGACTGTTGCCACAGGCGAAATTTACACTCGATCCTCTGACGCGCAGGATTGTCGCTGTTGCGTCGGTTGATGATCATAAAGCCATCAAGGCTGTGCTCGATCAGATCCAGTCGACAGCCGAGGGCCCCGATACCGTCCGGCTGGAATTCTATCCGCTTGACGAACCACTCTCGGCGACAGCGATGTCGCTGCTGGTTTCACTGGCTCCGAAAGCCAAGATCGTTGCCGATACCGAGGCCAAACGATTGCAGGTGTTGGCGACGGCCGCCGATCAGGCTGTGGTCAAAGAGAATCTGGAATCGATCCTCAAGGGGCGGCCTACCGTCGAAAAACGGAAGTTGGCCGTTTTCAAGGTCATGCCTGAACAGCGGGCACGCTTTCAGGCCATTCTTCCGACCCTCAGCGCCGACTTTCCCGACATTCGCGTGGTTGCGGACGGGGAACCAAACGAACTGGCCATCTGGGCAAAACCCTCGCAGCACGAACTGCTTCAGGGTTTGATTGACTCACTTGCAAGAGAGCCAGTTGAAGGGGAAGAAACTCAGCTCGTCGCTCATCCACTGAGGTCTGCCGATCCTGCAACCGCGACAACAATCCTCAAGACGCTGGTACCTCAGGCGAAGGTTTCGCTTGATGCCGTAAATCGTCAGGTCGTCGTTATTGCGACGGTGAAAGACCAGAATGCCATCAAGGAAACGATTGAAAAACTGCAACCGGGCGATCTTGGACCTGATACACCCGTCCTTCGATATTACCCTGTCGACCAGCCCTTGAATGCGACGACACTTGCCGCCTTCGCGAGACTCGTCCCCAAAGCCACAGTGACCCAGGACGTGGATGGCAAGGCCTTGCAGGTTGTTGCCACGACAGCCGAGCAGGAACTGGTAAAGAAGTATCTGGACGAAGCGCAGAAAGGAATGCCGGTCGCTGAAAAGCGGAAGCTCTCCATTTACAAAGTCGTGCCCGCTCAGCGAGCCCGTTTCCTGACGCTCCTTCCCTCAATGGCGTTGGAGTTCCCTGATGTCCGCGCCGTTCCCGACGGAGAACCAAACGAATTGGCCATCTGGGCAAAGCCATCTCAACATGAGGTTCTGAAAGGGCTGATTGAGTCGCTCGCGGGTGATTCTGGCGCAGGCGACGAGGTTCAGTTGGTGACGCATCCCCTCCGTTCTGCGGATCCGACGACCGCGACAGCAATTCTCAAGACGCTGGTTCCCCAGGCCAAAATTTCGCTCGATCTGGTGAACCGGCATCTGGTGGCTATCGCGACTACCGAGGATCAACAGCAGATCAAATCCACGATCCAGAAACTGCAACCGGGTGATTTGGGGCCGGACACACCGCTGCTACGCTTCTATCCACTTGAGCAGACTTTGCCGACGTCCGCACTGGCCGCATTCTCGAGACTCGTTCCCAAAGCGACGGTCACTCAGGATTTGGACGCCAAGGCACTGCAAGTCGTCGGCACGTCCGCCGAGCATGAACTCATCAAGTCACACCTGGATGACGTTCTCAAGGGAATGCCTGTTACAGAAAAACGGAAACTGTCCGTATACCCGGTTACTCCTGCTCAGCGCGTTCGTTTCCTGGCAGTGATGCCCACTCTGCGTGGCGACCTGCCCGACATTCGTGTGGTCACCGATGGTGAACCCAATGAACTGGCGATCTGGGCGAAGCCTTCTCAGCATGAATTGCTGAAAGGAATCTTCGATGAACTCGTTCGCGAGACACCCGTTACGGAAAAATATCAGCTTGTCTCGTATCCGCTGAAAGCGGCTGATCCGAACACCGCTTCCACTGTACTTCAGACCCTCTTCCCGGGCGCGAAGATCACAGTCGATCTTAACGGCAACCGACTGCTCATCTGGACCCGAAGTGCGGACCACGTTGAGGTTAAGAAGGCGATTGAAGAGCTCGACAGTGACGAAGCCGGAGAACGCCGGGACAAAGTCGTCGTTTATCCGGTACCGGAAATCGACCCGGATGTCGCCGTTGGCTTGCTGCAATCCGTGCTTCCGAAAGTCCGGATGATGAAAGACACCAAAGCGAGAACGATTGTCGCGTGGGCCAAGAAAGCCGATCACGAGACCATTTCGCGGACGCTTGCGTCAATGCGGACATCCGCCGATGGGGACCAGAAACCTCGTCTCAAGTATTTCCCCCCGGGAAAATTTAATGCGGCAAGTGTCATCGATGTGCTGCGAGTTGCCATGCCGACCGTTCGGATTGCTGTCGATCCAAAAACTGGCGGACTTGTCGCCTTGGGAACGGTCGCAGACCACGAACAGGTGGAGTCGGCGATTTCGCAGATTACATCTCAGGCAGGGGCTCAGGCGGCTCAACTTGTGACGTACCATCTGCCTCGAGCGGGGGCATCCTCTGCATTTCAGATCCTGTCTCAGGCAGCGCCTGATGCTCGAGTTGCTTTGGGTCAGGATTCGAGCCATCTGCTTGTCTGGGCAAGGCCCGATGATCACCTGATCGTCCAGAAGATTGTGGAACAGCTCGAAGCCGATTCGTCCGCCAAAAAGAAGTTTGAACTCCGGCCGTACACTCTGAAAGCGACCGGGGCAGGAACCGTGATTCCGCTACTGAGCCGAGCCGTTCCGAAAGCCACGCTGAATATCGGCAATACGCCCAACAAGCTAATCGTGTGGGCCGTTCCCGAGGATCATGCCATCGTTGAGCAGGTCGTCAAACAGTTCGACGCGGTGCATGCCCCGGACACGACGATTGAGTTCTATGATATTCAGAATATCGACTCGGATTCGGCGCTCCGTCTTGCTCAGGCAATGTTGCAGAAAGATTCTGTGGGGACGAATGTATCAGTCATTTCCGGCAGCAACCAGTTGTATGTCGAAGCCAGGGCTGAACAGCATGAGATGATTCGCGACGGCTTGAAAAGGTTGAAGACGTCGTCCGAGGCTGGCTTCGAAGTCTTTCAACTGGAAACAGTCGACCCCTCTTCGGCGGAGGTGATGATTCGCCGGATGTTCGGTGGATCCCGATTGTCTGGCCCTGTCGTTGAACCTGATTTTGCCTCACAGAAGCTTTTCGTCCGCGGGACCAAAGAGCAGATCAAGCGGATCGAAGAACTTCTCGAGAAAATGGGCGAAAAGGGACTTTCGCGTCAGGAACCAGCAGGTTCCCCAACGATGCGCGTCGTCCCCTTCGGGGGAGACACATCTTCGGCACTCAAGGAAATTCTGCGGATCTGGCCAAAACTCCGCTCGAATGAATTGCGGATCATCCCTGGTTCGGACCGAGGTTCGAATCTTCTACTTCCAGGTTCGGGGCTCAAAAAGCAACCTGCAACGAGCGACAAGCCTGTCACGAACGATGTACCACTTGGTACCAAGCCAATTCCTGCAGAATCTCCCAAGCCGAAGTTGCTCAAAGAGCAGATTGATGGTGCGGACGACCAGGATGAAGAAGAAACTCTCGAGGACCTCGGCGACGACGAGGGGGCAGAAGAGGAAACCCTGAAGTCAGGCAAGTCCGCAGCTCGGCCAATTACGGTTCCCCGTCAGACGACCGACGTAGTGTCGACGCAAGGGACTGTCGCACAGGTCCAGGCTCAATCGACCGAGCCGCCTGCTCCGATTGTGATTTTGCCACGTGAGGGTAGTGTCACAATTTTCTCTGAGGATCTGGAAGCCCTTGAGCAGTTCGACAAGTTGCTGCGAGTGATGTCGGGGCCTCAACAGACGACGGGACGGGGATTCTCGGTCTATGGGCTGAAGATCGCCGGGGCCACACAGGTCGCTGAAACTTTGCGACAAGCCTTACGGTCACAGTCCGGTGGTGGATTCCGCTCTGGCGGAAGCGGTCCTACTGTCGTGGCAGACGAACGGCTGAATGCCATTATCGTGCATGGTAGCCGGGCAGATCGGGCTTCAATCGAAACCTTGCTGGAGGTGCTCGATTCCGCGGATATGCCCGATTCGCGTGCAGCCAACCGACCGAAGCGGGTCAGTGTCAAACATGGATCCGCAGTTCAGATTGAGCAGGTTCTACGGCTTGTTTATAAGTCGCAGCTCAGCACCGGTGGTGGACGGAAGGAGCTACCGATCCCCTTTGGTTTGGCACCGGAAATCGCGGCGACACTCCAGCAGTTGAATGCCATGAACTCAGGTCCCGTGCTGTCACTGAGTGTCGACGAAGTGACCAATTCGATTGTCATCATGGCGCCAGCAGCAATCACCGAACAGGTCGCTTCGCTGATTCATGAACTCGACGAGGCTTCGCTGACAGAGAACTCACGCGGTATCAGCATTGTGCCGCTCGAACGGATGAACTCCTCCAAGACGCAAAAGGTTCTGAATCTGATCCAGGAAAAGTCGCGCCGGCGCGATCGGCGGTGA
- a CDS encoding GspE/PulE family protein codes for MMHGAQLVSGSRLLDAHEFQIAREAQNSHGSLEKVAASLGFATEELAVQSVAATLGLDFVDLSTIEPELSLLQGFPVKLIHRYGVFPLRQSDTGLVVVTGNPFDLQALDAVSTAAGCSVVPVVALPWEVAKLVKTHLGVGAETIDGLIANTEDDDGVEVLDELEWDRSEASQMAQEASVVRLVNEILCEAVEARTSDIHLESQATGVKIRYRIDGVLQTQPMPPEINRFQAAIISRLKIMAKMNIAEKRIPQDGRIKLKVSGREVDIRVSVIPMLHGESIVMRVLDKDAMKFSLRGIGMEDDIYEKFRRVIALPHGIVLVTGPTGSGKTTTLYSSLAEIKDEQTKIITTEDPIEYQLDGINQIQVHAKVGMTFAASLRAILRHDPDVVLVGEIRDQETAENAIQASLTGHLVFSTLHTNDAAGAFMRLVDMGVEPFLVSSTIEGVMAQRLVRTLCKSCRVPYTPAPEEIPADFTMDDVTESAPIYTNVGCRSCRGTGYSGRIGIYEFLEANDELRQLVAEGASSSRIKQCAVKAGMRTLRQDGWQRVKRGQTTIAEVLRATKAD; via the coding sequence ATGATGCACGGTGCCCAGCTTGTCAGCGGCTCAAGGCTACTTGACGCTCACGAGTTTCAAATCGCGCGAGAAGCTCAGAACAGCCACGGCTCCCTGGAAAAGGTTGCCGCGTCGCTGGGCTTTGCTACTGAAGAACTGGCAGTTCAATCCGTCGCCGCGACGTTGGGTCTCGACTTCGTTGATTTGTCGACGATTGAACCCGAGCTCTCATTACTGCAAGGCTTTCCCGTCAAGTTGATTCACCGCTACGGGGTCTTCCCCTTGCGACAGTCCGATACCGGTCTGGTGGTCGTGACGGGCAACCCCTTCGATCTTCAGGCCCTGGATGCTGTCAGTACCGCTGCTGGTTGCAGCGTGGTTCCTGTCGTCGCTCTTCCCTGGGAAGTGGCGAAGCTGGTGAAGACGCATTTGGGTGTGGGGGCCGAGACGATCGACGGCCTGATCGCCAATACAGAAGACGACGATGGCGTCGAAGTTCTGGACGAACTCGAATGGGATCGTTCCGAAGCCTCACAGATGGCTCAGGAAGCGTCCGTCGTTCGTCTTGTGAACGAGATTCTCTGCGAAGCCGTCGAAGCCCGCACCAGCGATATTCATCTGGAGTCACAGGCAACGGGCGTCAAAATCCGATACCGAATCGACGGTGTTCTTCAAACACAGCCGATGCCGCCGGAAATTAATCGGTTCCAGGCCGCGATCATCAGCCGCCTGAAAATCATGGCGAAGATGAACATCGCCGAAAAACGGATTCCGCAGGACGGCCGTATCAAGCTGAAAGTTTCAGGCCGCGAAGTCGATATCCGCGTCTCTGTCATCCCCATGCTTCACGGCGAAAGCATCGTGATGCGTGTGCTCGACAAAGACGCCATGAAGTTTTCGCTCCGTGGCATCGGGATGGAAGACGACATCTATGAGAAGTTCCGCCGTGTCATCGCGTTGCCACACGGAATCGTCCTCGTCACCGGTCCAACCGGGTCCGGCAAAACAACCACCCTGTATAGTTCGCTCGCGGAGATCAAGGACGAACAGACCAAGATCATCACCACCGAAGATCCCATCGAATATCAACTTGACGGAATCAACCAGATCCAGGTCCATGCGAAGGTCGGCATGACCTTCGCCGCCAGTTTGCGAGCGATCCTGCGACACGATCCCGACGTTGTTCTAGTTGGGGAAATTCGTGATCAGGAGACGGCCGAGAATGCGATTCAGGCCTCACTGACCGGCCACCTGGTGTTCAGCACTCTGCACACGAACGATGCCGCCGGGGCCTTCATGCGACTGGTGGATATGGGGGTTGAGCCGTTCCTTGTCAGTTCCACCATCGAAGGGGTGATGGCCCAGCGCCTGGTGCGAACGCTCTGTAAATCCTGCCGCGTTCCTTATACCCCCGCACCGGAAGAGATTCCCGCAGACTTCACGATGGATGATGTCACCGAAAGCGCGCCGATCTACACGAACGTCGGCTGTCGGAGTTGCCGCGGAACTGGGTATTCCGGGCGAATCGGCATTTACGAGTTTCTGGAAGCGAACGACGAACTCCGTCAGCTGGTCGCTGAGGGGGCTTCATCAAGTCGTATCAAGCAGTGTGCCGTCAAGGCGGGAATGCGGACCTTGCGGCAGGATGGCTGGCAGCGGGTCAAGCGAGGGCAAACCACGATTGCAGAAGTTCTTCGAGCCACGAAAGCAGATTGA
- a CDS encoding type II secretion system F family protein: MPEFAYVARNASGKDISGVITAGSKRDVFSLLKERALFPVRVEAAREPLRLLPKAKRIKAELLANNLTQLADLLQNGVSLMAALDVLVEQASHPILAEVLTDVRDKVAEGVPFDQALARHPEIFGELAISMVRAGSEGAFLEDALKRTADFLEMQEEMKGQVVGAMAYPAFLAAAGTVVTVVLIVFFVPKFAELFAQLEKGGGLPGPTVALLWISDFLGNYGLFLAAGAVALFYWLRKRLQTDAARLVIDRYKIKLPAIGPIFLSTALSRFCRVLGTLLKNGVPLLRALEISSDATGNRVLAQAINDSAKNISSGETLSRPLRECGLFPKPIMAMISIAEESNNLEKVLINVADGIDRKIGRQLNIMVRLLEPTMLLVMGTVVLFVLTALLLPVFEMSSTMG; encoded by the coding sequence ATGCCGGAATTTGCATACGTCGCGCGGAACGCCTCGGGAAAAGATATCTCGGGCGTCATCACCGCCGGAAGCAAGCGAGATGTGTTCTCGCTGCTGAAGGAACGCGCGCTCTTTCCGGTTCGTGTCGAGGCGGCCAGAGAACCGCTCCGGTTACTGCCCAAAGCCAAGCGGATCAAGGCGGAACTGCTGGCCAACAATCTGACGCAACTGGCTGACCTGCTGCAGAATGGCGTCTCGCTGATGGCGGCACTGGACGTACTTGTCGAACAGGCGTCACATCCGATCCTCGCTGAAGTCCTCACAGACGTTCGAGACAAGGTTGCCGAAGGGGTTCCATTCGATCAGGCGCTGGCCCGGCACCCCGAGATCTTCGGCGAACTCGCCATCAGCATGGTTCGGGCCGGATCGGAAGGAGCCTTTCTCGAAGACGCCCTGAAGCGAACCGCTGACTTCCTGGAAATGCAGGAAGAGATGAAAGGGCAAGTCGTCGGGGCAATGGCCTACCCGGCGTTTCTCGCTGCGGCCGGAACGGTCGTGACCGTCGTCCTGATTGTGTTTTTCGTGCCGAAGTTTGCTGAGCTGTTCGCCCAATTGGAAAAGGGGGGCGGCTTGCCGGGACCAACAGTGGCACTCCTCTGGATCAGTGATTTCCTCGGTAACTACGGGCTGTTTCTCGCCGCGGGGGCCGTCGCTCTGTTTTACTGGTTACGCAAGCGACTGCAGACAGACGCCGCCCGGCTGGTGATCGATCGATACAAAATCAAGTTGCCCGCGATCGGTCCCATCTTCCTGTCAACGGCCCTGTCCCGCTTCTGCCGCGTGCTGGGGACACTGCTGAAAAATGGAGTTCCGCTGCTGCGAGCCTTGGAAATCAGCAGCGATGCCACTGGTAACCGGGTACTGGCACAAGCAATCAATGACTCTGCCAAGAACATTTCGTCCGGTGAGACCCTGTCGCGTCCGCTGCGGGAATGTGGACTCTTTCCAAAGCCGATCATGGCCATGATCAGCATCGCCGAGGAATCGAACAACCTCGAAAAGGTGCTGATCAACGTCGCTGATGGGATAGATCGGAAGATCGGTCGTCAACTGAACATTATGGTCCGGCTACTGGAGCCGACCATGTTGCTCGTCATGGGGACGGTCGTGCTGTTTGTTCTTACAGCCCTGCTGCTGCCCGTGTTCGAGATGAGCTCAACAATGGGTTAA
- the gspG gene encoding type II secretion system major pseudopilin GspG produces MVKSKRSQQPGRAGFTLVEMLVVLAILVLLISMVGPRILGSKQKADVNGAKTQIGMLMSALEHYVVDMREYPDTEIGLAALIEDPSKDEETKSSWDGPYLKKSQIPKDPWGRDYQYQFPPTHGKRKEPEIWSLGPDGQEDTEDDIVSWDAEAKDGA; encoded by the coding sequence ATGGTGAAAAGTAAGAGAAGTCAGCAGCCAGGACGAGCTGGCTTTACGCTGGTTGAAATGCTGGTCGTGCTGGCCATTCTGGTGCTGCTAATTTCGATGGTCGGACCCCGAATTCTGGGTAGTAAGCAGAAGGCGGACGTCAACGGCGCAAAAACCCAGATCGGCATGCTGATGTCCGCTCTGGAACATTACGTCGTCGATATGCGTGAGTATCCCGATACCGAAATTGGGCTGGCCGCACTGATCGAAGACCCATCGAAAGATGAAGAGACCAAGTCAAGCTGGGACGGCCCCTACCTCAAGAAGTCGCAGATTCCCAAGGATCCCTGGGGGCGTGACTATCAGTACCAGTTCCCTCCGACACACGGCAAACGAAAAGAACCGGAAATCTGGTCGCTTGGCCCTGATGGCCAGGAAGACACAGAAGACGACATCGTGAGCTGGGACGCTGAAGCAAAGGATGGAGCTTGA
- a CDS encoding Tfp pilus assembly protein FimT/FimU — translation MMKSTQQHSRRRGHSMMEMVVVMSVLASMAALSWPMLKSPMDKLRLQSAAQEVSAALSKARLKAMQSGEAQVFRFQLHTGKFQVKPMSLDDAQAGGLPDVELSASEASLDGAERSPLNESTDLLLEERELPEGIRFEVAVDTDESLPEIGNTSVESEGIEWIDLAIFYPNGGTTNAVVELRGEPDFRLDVKLSGLTGAAKIGETRRQELR, via the coding sequence ATGATGAAGTCCACTCAACAACATTCCCGGCGCCGCGGTCATTCGATGATGGAAATGGTCGTCGTGATGTCCGTCCTGGCGAGCATGGCTGCTTTATCGTGGCCGATGCTGAAGTCGCCAATGGATAAACTGCGTCTGCAATCGGCGGCGCAGGAAGTCTCTGCGGCACTGTCGAAAGCCCGCTTGAAAGCCATGCAGTCAGGTGAAGCGCAGGTCTTTCGCTTTCAGTTGCACACGGGAAAATTCCAGGTGAAGCCAATGTCGCTTGACGATGCTCAAGCAGGTGGCCTGCCGGACGTCGAGTTGTCCGCGAGTGAGGCATCGCTCGACGGGGCTGAACGATCTCCGCTCAACGAATCGACCGACCTTCTATTGGAAGAACGAGAGCTTCCCGAAGGGATACGATTCGAAGTCGCGGTTGATACGGATGAGAGCCTGCCGGAAATCGGCAACACTTCTGTCGAAAGTGAAGGGATCGAATGGATTGATCTCGCAATTTTCTATCCCAACGGGGGAACGACAAACGCTGTCGTCGAGCTGCGCGGTGAACCTGATTTCCGCCTGGATGTGAAGTTGAGCGGTCTGACGGGCGCGGCCAAAATTGGAGAAACGCGGCGACAGGAATTGAGATAA